A single window of Desulfobacterales bacterium DNA harbors:
- a CDS encoding phosphomannomutase/phosphoglucomutase has translation MNPEIFREYDIRGIAGKDMTEEDVELIGKGVGTYLQNRGHSKLTVGRDCRTTSDRYAQKIIAGLRATGCDVVDIGVCPTPVFYFSIQHLKKQGGIMVTASHNPPEYNGFKLCIDLDSIHGMQIQEIRSIIDKRDFVKGKGALSTADVVSPYKSFVVVNINIPKPLKVGVDAGNGTAGVVAVPIMKRLKCEVHDLYCEMDGTFPNHEADPTVAKNMKDLIARVKEKGLDVGIGYDGDGDRIGVVDEKGNLIYGDKLIIIFAREILSRKPGATFISEVKCSKVMYDDIEKHGGRAIMWKTGHSLIKQKMKAEKAALAGEMSGHMFFADRYFGYDDAIYASCRLLEILSHTGKKVSELLADVPQTFSTPEIRVECPDDKKFSVVKAVTEHFRKLYNIIDIDGVRVLFDDGWGLVRASNTQPVLVLRFEALSEKRLKEIRTLVESALEKTKKEI, from the coding sequence ATGAACCCGGAAATATTCAGAGAATACGATATTAGAGGCATTGCCGGCAAAGACATGACCGAAGAGGATGTGGAGCTCATCGGAAAGGGTGTCGGCACCTATCTGCAGAACAGGGGGCATTCAAAACTCACCGTCGGCCGCGACTGCCGCACCACCTCGGACCGTTATGCCCAAAAAATTATTGCCGGGCTGCGCGCCACCGGCTGCGACGTGGTGGACATCGGGGTGTGCCCCACACCGGTTTTTTATTTTTCCATCCAGCACCTGAAGAAACAGGGCGGCATCATGGTCACGGCCAGCCACAATCCGCCGGAGTATAACGGGTTTAAACTGTGCATCGACCTCGATTCCATTCACGGCATGCAAATACAGGAGATCCGCAGCATCATCGACAAAAGGGATTTTGTCAAAGGCAAAGGCGCCTTGTCCACTGCCGATGTGGTTTCCCCTTATAAATCATTTGTGGTAGTAAACATCAACATACCCAAACCCTTAAAGGTCGGCGTGGACGCCGGCAACGGGACGGCCGGGGTGGTGGCCGTGCCCATCATGAAAAGGCTCAAGTGCGAAGTTCACGACCTGTATTGCGAAATGGACGGCACCTTTCCCAACCACGAAGCAGATCCCACCGTTGCCAAGAACATGAAAGACCTCATCGCCCGGGTAAAGGAAAAAGGGCTGGACGTGGGCATCGGCTATGACGGCGACGGCGATCGCATCGGCGTTGTGGACGAAAAGGGAAATCTTATTTACGGCGACAAGCTCATCATCATCTTCGCCCGGGAAATCCTGTCCCGCAAACCCGGGGCCACCTTTATATCCGAGGTGAAATGCTCCAAGGTCATGTATGACGATATCGAAAAGCACGGCGGCCGGGCGATCATGTGGAAGACCGGCCACTCCCTCATCAAGCAGAAGATGAAAGCGGAAAAGGCGGCGCTGGCAGGTGAAATGAGCGGGCACATGTTCTTTGCCGACCGCTACTTCGGCTATGACGACGCCATTTACGCCTCCTGCCGGCTGCTTGAAATTCTATCTCATACCGGCAAAAAAGTTTCAGAGCTCCTGGCGGACGTGCCCCAGACCTTCTCAACCCCTGAAATCCGGGTGGAGTGCCCGGATGACAAAAAGTTCAGCGTGGTCAAAGCGGTGACCGAGCATTTCCGCAAACTTTACAACATCATTGACATCGACGGGGTCCGGGTCCTGTTTGACGACGGCTGGGGCCTGGTGCG
- a CDS encoding ATP-binding protein has product MTLLKRTAEKYLYDWYQKERRKPLVLRGARQVGKSTLVRRFSQNNGLVLNEINLEQHLYLDAIFKSLDMDTIIRELDALLGRNIQDPGAVLFLDEIQATPHAIQALRYFYEIKPELPVISAGSLLEFALADHHFSMPVGRIEYYHLGPMTFSEFLTAVEPGLNRFLSEFKIHQSIPRSAHQKLVKRQREYLFVGGMPEAVHAFAVRNALMEVTAVHRSIAETYQDDFSKYAKQKDLALMQKVFRQIPRIIGQKVKYSNISKEDKSREIKAVIDLLVSARVCHKVFHSHCSGVPLMAEINENVYKMLFMDVGMAAYLTGLDWIALQAMDGQSLVNEGKLAEQFVGQHLLSSFEPPRLTYWLREAKSANAEVDFATSSGDQVIPIEVKAGKSGALKSLQQFALSKNAALCVRFDLNPPEVGEISHMARSADGSTPVTYTLLSLPLYLVEELPRILEEIRMDH; this is encoded by the coding sequence TAAGAGGCGCCCGCCAGGTAGGCAAATCCACTTTGGTGCGCCGGTTTTCCCAAAACAACGGTTTGGTTTTAAACGAAATCAATCTGGAACAGCATCTGTATCTGGACGCTATTTTCAAGTCCCTGGATATGGATACCATTATCAGAGAACTGGATGCACTGTTGGGCCGAAACATCCAGGACCCTGGAGCGGTTCTGTTTCTGGATGAAATTCAGGCCACCCCCCACGCCATCCAGGCGCTGCGCTATTTTTATGAAATTAAACCCGAACTTCCGGTAATTTCAGCCGGCTCTCTGCTTGAATTTGCCTTGGCCGATCACCATTTTTCGATGCCGGTCGGTCGAATTGAGTACTATCATCTGGGGCCGATGACTTTCAGCGAGTTTTTAACTGCCGTTGAACCCGGACTAAACCGGTTTCTTTCGGAATTCAAAATCCATCAAAGTATCCCCCGGTCGGCCCACCAGAAACTGGTCAAACGCCAGCGGGAGTATCTGTTCGTGGGTGGGATGCCGGAAGCCGTCCATGCATTTGCCGTAAGAAATGCCTTAATGGAAGTTACGGCCGTTCACCGCTCTATAGCCGAAACCTATCAAGATGATTTTTCCAAATACGCCAAACAAAAAGACCTGGCCCTTATGCAGAAAGTGTTTCGGCAGATTCCCAGAATCATCGGGCAGAAGGTCAAATACAGCAATATATCCAAAGAAGATAAATCAAGGGAAATTAAAGCAGTTATCGATCTACTGGTCAGCGCCCGTGTTTGTCACAAGGTATTTCACAGCCATTGTTCGGGAGTGCCGCTGATGGCCGAGATTAATGAAAATGTCTATAAAATGTTGTTTATGGATGTGGGTATGGCCGCCTATCTGACCGGACTGGATTGGATTGCGTTACAGGCGATGGATGGACAGTCCCTTGTCAATGAAGGCAAACTGGCCGAACAGTTTGTGGGGCAGCATTTATTAAGTTCATTTGAACCGCCCCGCCTGACCTACTGGCTGCGGGAAGCCAAGTCAGCCAATGCGGAAGTGGATTTTGCGACGTCCAGCGGGGATCAGGTGATCCCCATCGAGGTCAAAGCCGGCAAAAGCGGCGCGCTTAAGTCTTTGCAGCAATTTGCATTGAGTAAAAATGCAGCGTTGTGCGTTCGCTTTGATCTTAACCCTCCGGAAGTTGGTGAGATTTCCCATATGGCCCGGTCTGCTGACGGCAGCACGCCGGTCACATATACGCTGCTATCACTCCCTCTTTACCTGGTGGAAGAACTGCCGAGGATACTTGAAGAGATTCGAATGGACCATTGA
- a CDS encoding undecaprenyl-diphosphate phosphatase, whose amino-acid sequence MQLIQAILLGVIQGLTEFLPVSSSGHLVLLQNIFGLTEPEVLFDISLHIGTLTAVCIVFFSEILSILKTLFNLPGLLKTSGGIKQLYQDNEPVRMATLIVIGSIPTAVLGLLLHKMVDQLFGSVRIVGLMLIITGAILWQTRRFRIKGRPLTGTTIKHALVIGLVQGVAIMPGISRSGSTISAALFMGIDREVAGRFSFLLSIPAILGALVLSIDSPAMETTVSGGMFLMGTLTAGIVGFGALKVLLHIVNRGRLHFFAPYCWLLGIVALIVGS is encoded by the coding sequence ATGCAACTTATTCAAGCCATCCTTCTGGGGGTTATCCAGGGTCTTACCGAATTTCTGCCGGTGAGCAGTTCCGGGCACCTGGTTCTGCTGCAAAATATTTTCGGGCTGACAGAGCCGGAAGTCCTGTTTGACATCAGCCTGCACATCGGCACCCTGACGGCTGTCTGCATTGTTTTTTTTTCCGAAATTCTATCCATTCTGAAAACTCTTTTTAACCTGCCGGGGTTGCTAAAGACATCCGGCGGCATCAAACAGCTATACCAGGATAACGAACCGGTTCGAATGGCAACTCTGATTGTTATAGGGAGCATTCCCACCGCCGTCCTGGGCCTTTTGCTTCACAAGATGGTCGATCAGCTCTTTGGATCGGTCCGGATCGTGGGGCTCATGCTCATCATTACGGGCGCCATTTTATGGCAGACCCGGCGGTTTAGGATCAAGGGGCGGCCGCTCACAGGGACCACCATAAAGCATGCCCTGGTGATCGGGCTGGTACAGGGGGTGGCCATTATGCCCGGTATTTCACGGTCCGGCTCCACCATATCCGCCGCCCTATTTATGGGGATCGACCGTGAGGTGGCCGGCCGCTTTTCGTTCCTGCTCTCAATTCCCGCCATCCTGGGAGCGCTGGTCTTGTCCATCGATTCCCCGGCCATGGAGACCACCGTTTCCGGTGGCATGTTTCTGATGGGAACGCTCACAGCGGGAATTGTCGGTTTCGGAGCCCTAAAAGTGCTGCTGCACATAGTCAACCGGGGCCGGCTGCATTTTTTTGCACCCTATTGCTGGTTGTTAGGAATTGTCGCTTTAATAGTGGGATCATAA